One part of the Ornithodoros turicata isolate Travis chromosome 2, ASM3712646v1, whole genome shotgun sequence genome encodes these proteins:
- the LOC135384745 gene encoding keratin-associated protein 21-1-like encodes MVSAGYFGGYGLGYGHGYGGYGGYGGYGGYGGYGLGYGHGYGGYGGYGGYGHGYGGYGGYGRGFGLGGYGGYGGYGAHGYGYGHGFYG; translated from the coding sequence ATGGTATCTGCTGGCTACTTTGGTGGCTATGGACTCGGATACGGACACGGCTATGGCGGCTACGGCGGGTATGGTGGCTACGGTGGTTATGGTGGCTATGGACTCGGATACGGACACGGCTATGGTGGATACGGCGGTTATGGTGGCTATGGACACGGCTACGGTGGATACGGTGGTTATGGTCGCGGTTTCGGTCTCGGAGGATACGGCGGATACGGAGGCTACGGCGCTCACGGTTATGGCTACGGGCATGGATTTTACGGCTAG